TCCGGCAACAGTCCATCTCAAATTCTCCATGCCCAAGCCCAACGCGGCCTCAATCCgagcccaaccaaacacacacTTGCGTGGATCCCATAGTTCTTGCGATGCACGGTGGTCAGTGTGAGACGTTGTTCAAGTGGCAAAAGGTGGGGCCGTGGCTTCCTGGCTGCTTGTCGCCGTGCGCACCGGCCGCCCgccccacctccacctccatcTTCCATGGCATCATCCCCCCTAGGACCCCTTCCTCCCCTCACGCAACCACCTCCCGTCCCCGTCCAAGCTAGCGGCTAGCCTGCCCTTCGTGCTCCCCAAACCCTCTTCGCtccccggccccgccgccgacgagcgccATGTCCGCCCCTTCCACCTCATTCCCTTCCACGGCCTCGTTGTTCCTCGCCAGCGGCAGGCTCCCGCGGTTCCAATTCCAGTCCCTCCGCGCGCCCACCAAGCCCCCCTACCgcttcccctcccctccctctaCGTGGCTCCGCGGCGGCTCGAGAACCCGCATGCTCGCCCCCATCTCCGCCTCCGCGCTGCCCCTGCAGGTGAcggctgctcctccgccgggAGTGGATGACGCCGGACGGTTGGTGGCCGCGAGGCGGGTCGCAGTGGCGCTGGCGTGCggcgcgctggcggcggcttGGTGCCGCCGGGCGCTGGCCGTGGCTGCCTCCGCGGCGGGAGCGGGTCGGGGGGCGTCCGGGGCGGTGGATGCAGCCGCTGGGATGGGCTGGGCGGCGCTGCGAGGGAGCTGGCCCACGGTGCTGCAGATTCTGCAGCTTCTCAGGGAGCAGGGTCTTGTTCTCGCCCTGTTGCTCGGCCTCTCTGCCTTCTTCTCTATGGCCGAGACCTCCATCACTACGCTCTGGCCCTGGAAGGTTCGTGCATTGCAAGTACCTGGAAATACATTTTTAACTTTCATGTTAGTACTTATTAGTATGTGGAATTGGTTCTGACGAATCATATAATTACGGTCGTTTCGTATGAAATCATCATATGCAATCAATCACTTCCTATGGGGCAAGATGGCTGGGGCCTGGCGAGGTAGCAATTCTCTGGGAGATAGTTATGACGATCGGGCAATGCCCATGCCAGGAGTGTCATTGGCAGCCTTGGTTGGCAGCTGGGCAGGGTGTTGCCGTCTTGCAGAGTTGGGCTTAGGGGATCAGCGAGGGCATGCTTATCGGCCTCTAAAATTTAAAAGGGAAGCCTCCCTCATATAACTAACCAATGAATAAGATGATTAAATAAACACTGCAGCAGGATAAGCATGAtaattaataaaaaatatcCCCATTAGCCATATCCCTCTGATGCACCATCCAAACCCCATTCCACCACCAGCCCAAATCTGCAAACTGGCATCACCCTGAGCATACAACTGCTCCATCCTGCTCCTCATGATTTAAATTTATTATGTAATTACCGCCAAAGCAGCACAAGTATAGTGACACATACATGCCCATGCCAGGAGTGTCATTGGCAGCTGAGCAGGTTGTTGCAGTCTTGCAGAGTTGGTCTTAGGGGATCAGTGTTTGCATGCTTATGGGCATCTGTATGCATCACTACTTATGCTGCTTTGGTGGTGATTAGATAATTAATTTGCATCATGACAAGCTGGATGGAGGGGTTGTATGATCAGGGTGATGCCAATTTGCGGAGTTGGTCTTGGTGGTGGAACGAGATTCAGATGGTGCACCAGAGGGATATGGCTAATGTTTCGGGGGTTATCAATTGTCATGTTCATCCTGCTGGTGTTTGTTTTAAATTAATTATAATCCTCATCCTGCTGCAGTGTTTATTTAATTGTCTTATTCATTGGTTAGTTATATGAGGGAGGTAGCGCATTAGATTTTACCTTTTGGGGATCATGTGAGGAATGTAACATTTTGTAAGAAAATGTGTTATTGTCCCTGCGAAAGGTTGATCCATTCCAAGCAATATATAGATTCGTTCGCATCCTAATTCCATCAATTATCTGTTGGAATATTTGAAACTGCAATTTTTGCAACACTATCTTGGTACATTCGTagtttggaaaagaaaaatcagctCACACATTTTCCATCCCTTAGTGGCATATTAGTATATGTTCAGCGTCAAATtggacccccccccccccccccgcagcCCTGTTACCTTGTAAGAATTAGTGAAAGTACATTTTTGCCTTCCAGTTCAGGTCTATCTAGATCTTTTTTCCCCCAAAGAACTGTCTACAGATCTTGAATGTTATTCAATTATCTTCTAAAATCTCAACAAAGTATGAATGAAAATTTCATGTAGACATGTAGCATTTGTAATTCAAGACTTTAAGCTTCGTGTTGCGTGCAATCTTGTCTTTGGGTTTGAGTCCAAGGTTCAAGTTTAATGCATTGTCATTTTGAGTTTAATATTTGGGCATAATTAGGTGTTATGGTCATGAGTTAGTGCCAGAATCTCTCTCGATCAGCACATTAGGTCTAAAAGTTTGTTCCCAGCGGCTAAACGTTAAAGTGAGTAATAATACAGTCCTGAATACCTAGCAAGAAACATAGAAAGGCAATTCTGTTGTGTACAAGTTTGTGGGCCGTCTCCTTTCGGATCAAATTGCAGTGTTAACTCATTGTTTGTTGTGTTTTGGGTTTGATATGTAtccatttgtttcttttatttattaataGAATGTTGTAAGATGATGGATCTCTTCTGATTTAATAAGcatattttctgaaattttgcaaTCCGGTTCCGTCAGGTTCGTGAGCTGGCTGAAAAGGAACCTGAGAATGGTGTTTTCAAAATGCTCCGAAATGATGTCACTCGCTTCCTGACAACAATACTCATTGGCACAACGTAATTTATGGCTTTTCTGTGTTGTACACTGTTTCTTGCAATAATTTTTTCGTCCTCCTaattctcttcttcctcatatCCTGGAGATACTTTTGAAATAGTGTGGTCAACATTGGTGCGACGGCCATTGTTACTGAGGCGGCGACAGCAATTTTTGGCGAAGCAGGTGTCAGTGCAGCAACAGGTGTCATGACTGTATGTCTTCTATCTCATACTGAGCCTTTTTACTTAATGCTTATCTGCTTACGCAATGTGGATTATTCACTTTAACTGTGGAACCCTTCTGTTTGCAGGTTGCCGTTTTACTTCTTACAGAAATCACTCCCAAAAGTGTTGCAGTTCATAATGCCACAGAGGTTGCTAGGTTTGTAGTCAGGTGAGTGTTGTAACTTACTGTTCAAATACTGTTCTTATTTCATAGTACTTGAATATTACCATTTTGTATATCAGACCGGTTGCATGGCTTTCGCTTATCCTGTATCCAGTTGGGCGGATTGTTACTATTATATCTATGGGAATTCTAAAGCTTCTAGGCCTGAAAGGAAGAAGGTAGGGGCttacatatttttattttacacCCCTAGCTGTAACTACATTGGATACAATTTTTGTAAGAGTATGCAGTTCTGAATCTTGTGCTTATATGCACTTATTTGCCTCAGTGAACCATTTGTTACTGAAGATGAATTGAAGTTAATGCTACGTGGAGCAGAGTTGAGTGGTGCAATTGCCGAAGACGAACAGGTTAGATAGTTAATAGTACGAGATGTAGTATTATTCTTATCTATATTTTTTCCTTAATTTCTTGTATCATTCAATGTCTAAGAATCTTCATTTACATCTTTGTATAATTTTTTCTTGTGGTACATATGTTGTTTCTTTGAGAAATGTAGGATCTCTGCATTATTTGAACTGCTATGTTAAAGCTTGCATGTAACCACATGTCCTGAGCACTTGGATGATGCCCATAATTATTTTACTACTACTTCTGTTAAGATGCTAGGAAGCAGAGCTTAAAACTTCAGTGTGATGAGGAAAAAGCCAGCCCTGATAACAACAGCACAATGTACATTATGTATCTTTCTTGTAGTATGCTACACTATTATAAATTTCTGATTTATCCCTGCTTGTGCAGGCCTAATTCCTTCCTATTTATTCCTGATTACTCAGTTCCGAGTCTTGTAACAGGATATGATTGAGAATGTACTGGAGATTAAAGATACACATGTCAGGGAGGTAATGACGCCTTTGGTGGATGTAGTTGCAGTTGATGCTACTGCAACACTGATTGATTTCAAAAACCTATGGGAAACTCATCAGTACTCTAGGTACTTCCAAGTCCCGCAACTGTGTCTTACTATGTATCTTCATGACTTGTCAATGACATCTGCACCTACTTCCAGGGTTCCTGTATTTGAGGAGCGTATAGATAATATTGTTGGAATTGTATATGCGATGGACATGCTTGAATATGTTGAAGAGGTCTATCTCTTGTTTACTACTTACATTACAAGATAATCAGGTTAGTTCTTATTTTGTCTGCACGATAGTTTTCTGAAGAATTGcccattttgtttttcaaggTTGAGAAGTTGAAGGAAATAACTGTGAAGGAAATTGCACATATGCCAACATACTTTGTCCCAGGTAATTGTTTACCTGGCTGTTTATTGTTTACAATTTACTAAGGGGTTTGTTCAGACTGAAACATGACTACATAACTAAATACTATCTTCAGCAGGAATCTCTTTGTCTTTTTTAATATTACTTTATTGAatgtttttaaaattttatatGTTTATGGCactgattatttttcttcctgCTGTTTTCCGCATTGTCATGGATGTAAAGTATGATCGTTTTTCATCTGGCAGATTCTATGTCTGTTTGGAACCTGCTAAGAGAGTTCCGGATCAGGCAGGTTCATATGGCAGTTGTCCTCAATGAATATGGTGGAACTATTGGTGTACGTACAGAAACCCATCCTTTATACTCTTTGCATTTACAACATAATCTGAACTCACTATTTGTTAATGATCTAATTTTGGGTTTGATCCAATATGGTTTTGCTGTTCTAGAAATATATTAATTCATCTGTCTTGCCACAGAATCAGAAATCCAACACCACTAACTCAACCAAATTGATTCCAAAATTGCTAACTTGGTTCCTGGAATTCATTTCATCTGGCACACTATGTTGATGAGTGATTTGATTCTTCCAGATAAGGTCATCTTTGTCTCGGTTATGATGATTCTGTAAGGCCATGTGTTTAGTGCAAAACTGTGCATGAAAAGGCAGTTTGGATGTACACCAAGATGCTACAACATGCTGCTTGGGTTCTGCTCGCCATGGGTGGATCCAGTGGGGGTGCCAGGGGCTAAAAAATACTAAATAACTTAGTTAAACCAGCAGCCTAGGGCCCATTCATGCGAACTAGCTAATTATCCTAACTTCAAGCTTACTAGGTAGTGCTCCTTGTCTTCGAATAGATCAATTCTTCTGGTCTCTACTTCGTAGTCATGTTTCTTTTAAGGACAATAAGCACACCACAGACAGTATAATTCTTTGATATATAACTTATGGACTCACCTTAACGGCTCAACCAGTAGACATCAGGATGACTTAAAATTCCATAGAAATTTTACTGGGTACCGAAGTATTTCTATATGGCTGGTTTTTGGTACGGTGTCCCCGCGATCCAGAGTTTTGGACTAGTGGTGGAGGGGCTGGCTGTGCCCAGTTAGCATGTCATTAGCACCCACGTGCCAAGCCTACGACATCTTCCAAGGTCACAAGTTGCCTCATGTCAACATACAATCTGCAGTGGCTCCTGGAAACTAGTGGTATAGACTGGACTTCTATAATCTTCCATCAGTTGTGTTGCACAACATAGGAGAGTGTTGAATTTCTTGTGGCACTCCATCACCCTGGCCATGCGCCTGAGGGAGAGGAGCCACCCAAGAGTTCCACTCAGTGTTGGCGACGAAGCTGCATGTTTAATAGGTCAGAGTTTCAGTGCATGGAGAGAAGCTATCCATTCAGCCTTGAAGCGATGCTATTGGAGTCAGCTGTCACACATTAGTTGGGATTACGCACAGCGGCCTTCTCTGCCACTGGCTGTGCTGTCGAAGAATTGGTTCCAACAATTGAGTCACGACAAGGCTCTGGCTCCACCTCGCCATTGTAGATGGGAAACTCCATCTGTTAGTAGCATATGAAGCTCTCATTACCGGACTTATGGAGGGAGAGTGGTTTGAGGTCATCCATCTGCAGGATGCCATCACTGGTGCAGCTGTCTGCCACTGATGCTGGATGTTCGCTGCTCCCATTTCTCCAGCTTGATGATCGCGAGGTGGTGTGTGCCCTTCTGCTTGCGTAGGTCTCGCACGGTGTTGGTGAAGGTGTCTACATTTTTGGTAGTACTCTGCTGGTCCTTGGTGAACAACTGTTGCATTTGTGATGAACGGCTCCCTTGTTTTTGCCAGCTGCTGCTCGAGCACTGGCGGAGCGTAATGGAAGCTAAACTGGGCCACAAACCACCCTTTCAAAAGTGCAAAGCACAAATGAATAGGCATGTTCAAGCCCAACTCACAACAAATCAGCCCAATCGTAATGAAAGAAGTCAGAACGCCGGAAGCCACCACGCACGCACACATGCTCGTCGCCAGCTTCTGTCTCGCAACGCATGGACTCCTCTGCTGGTTATGTTTTTCCAATTCACAAATCCCTAATCCCTAAAAAGAAATCCCAAATCTCTGATAGCGCCCTTGTTTCTGTCGACGTGATCggttcctcctcttctctgaGTTCTCTTTTCACTTCTCCAGTCCTGCTTCTCAATCCCCTATTCTCCTTCTCGGCTTGACATTCTTCGGTTCGTTCTGGCTGACATTCTTTGTTTCTTCCTGATACTCTAGCATTGGTGGTATATGTAAATCAAAGGCTGTGCAACAAAATGGAAGATGATTTTCTTGCAGATGGAGTTGGTGTGAACAAGATAAATATATCATCTTGACATTCCCCTCTAATTATGTCTTATATTACTGGTAATTTTTTCATGCATATAGGTTTTGATATGGAGTTAGCCCCCTCTTATTTTTGCTCACGCTCCGCCACTCTCGAGGGTCATGGATGTGATAGTTCATGGTGGCTGATAACTAACTTGTCTCTGATACCAAGATGTCAAGTGGTGGGTGATTTGTGGTGGATTGGATCGCAGGGGGATAGCTGTGGTGTCTCTCCAGACAGACGTAGCCTTGGCCTCTACAGTGTGATGTTGGGTTTTCCTACTGCGATGGAGAAGATATGGATAGTCTTGCTTGATTCATTCATGCAAGAAGATGAGAAGCATCTCCCTAGGGGTTAAGCAAATAACAAACCTTGATATATATCTCTATAGGCTCTAAAAGTTCCTACCTTCAGGTGATCTTTATCCCTATGCTGCGCACCCCTCATGTGGCGGCCATAGGCATGGCCTGGCATGACGTCATCTCTTATACAGTTAGGTTCTGTGTTATTTAGGACAACAGATGACTAACTTATCCTTAGTTCCTTCTCTAGTTCTATTAGGTCGCTTTGCCATTTCCTATTGCTGCACGGTACTTCCTTTTGCTGTGCATGCCACTGAGCCCTCGTGGTGTTAATTTATAGTTTTATACACACAGCCCATGTGACATTTATTCCATCTTTCTAGAAAAATGAGAAAACTAGAATAAGAAAGTTAAAAAGCCTTTCTATCTGTATATTTGGTGCCCCACAACTCCAATGATCTTTATTATTTAGTTTCACACCTTTTTCTATAAAGACTTCAAATTAGATGAATAATTAttctaattctaatttttatgCACAATCGACAAGATATCTCCTGACTAGTGCGCACCCATAGAAGCTGTAAAATGTTTTGACCACTCTAGTACTGTAGTACATCTTGGAACTTTTGCTTGCACATGTAGTTAGGCTGGAAACTAAAGCATCCTGTTGGAGTGACTATAACATACTGTCTTATgaaaactttgaccaaaataGCTTCTAATTCCATTTATCCTCTCACATAGATCTTACTTTGGGCGTTCTTACTATAACAATTGCAGATCGTGACATTAGAAGATGTGGTGGAAGAAATCGTTGGTGAAATCTTCGACGAGAATGATTCGAAGGTGATTATTTTAGGAACTTTTCAATCCGATCTGTGAATTTAGTGTTCagtgtctttttttcttcctgctATTAtatgtgccttttt
This is a stretch of genomic DNA from Brachypodium distachyon strain Bd21 chromosome 1, Brachypodium_distachyon_v3.0, whole genome shotgun sequence. It encodes these proteins:
- the LOC100842621 gene encoding DUF21 domain-containing protein At1g55930, chloroplastic, with translation MSAPSTSFPSTASLFLASGRLPRFQFQSLRAPTKPPYRFPSPPSTWLRGGSRTRMLAPISASALPLQVTAAPPPGVDDAGRLVAARRVAVALACGALAAAWCRRALAVAASAAGAGRGASGAVDAAAGMGWAALRGSWPTVLQILQLLREQGLVLALLLGLSAFFSMAETSITTLWPWKVRELAEKEPENGVFKMLRNDVTRFLTTILIGTTVVNIGATAIVTEAATAIFGEAGVSAATGVMTVAVLLLTEITPKSVAVHNATEVARFVVRPVAWLSLILYPVGRIVTIISMGILKLLGLKGRSEPFVTEDELKLMLRGAELSGAIAEDEQDMIENVLEIKDTHVREVMTPLVDVVAVDATATLIDFKNLWETHQYSRVPVFEERIDNIVGIVYAMDMLEYVEEVEKLKEITVKEIAHMPTYFVPDSMSVWNLLREFRIRQVHMAVVLNEYGGTIGIVTLEDVVEEIVGEIFDENDSKEEIQKKTGNIVMLEDGTFYVDANTSIDDLSEELGVKIPEGHQYETVSGFVCESFGYIPEEGGKMLVILERDKREENDEYQDEGSDHQDDRERTQAYELEILEANARKVSKVSFKPISSECVDVDNKGVNKLMSKKIIKRKKKDSGDSSDSDDDDVCPDITENGCPAELVSYSNDKSAELEDAGSSTATR